A single window of Halodesulfovibrio sp. DNA harbors:
- a CDS encoding transporter substrate-binding domain-containing protein produces MKFVKVLLVLAMTFMLAAPASAADIELAKQSTINKILKSGELRVGFDASYAPFEITDKNGRYIGFDIDLAKELAKAMGVKFVPVNTDFDGIIPSLLSNKFDVIISGMTLTQQRNLQIGFSDAYFLMGQGVMVSNKLQGKITRYKELNDPKYVVVSRLGTTGEEAVKKYLPKATYKSFEKEVDCGMEVIAGRADAFVFDIPALENIASVQGKGKVFVLNDPFTFEPMAIGYKQGDPDFANFLNNFIFQFKNDGRYQRLYDKWFRSEAWKSQLKK; encoded by the coding sequence ATGAAATTTGTAAAAGTACTCTTAGTGCTGGCAATGACATTTATGCTCGCAGCGCCTGCTTCTGCGGCTGATATTGAGCTTGCTAAGCAGTCTACAATTAACAAAATTCTTAAAAGTGGCGAACTCCGCGTTGGTTTTGACGCAAGTTACGCTCCATTTGAAATTACTGACAAAAATGGTCGCTACATCGGTTTTGATATCGACCTTGCAAAAGAGCTTGCAAAAGCTATGGGCGTGAAATTTGTGCCAGTCAATACTGATTTTGACGGCATCATTCCTTCTCTGCTCTCTAATAAATTTGATGTTATCATTTCCGGTATGACTCTTACCCAGCAGCGTAACCTTCAGATTGGTTTCTCTGATGCGTACTTCCTTATGGGACAGGGCGTAATGGTTTCCAACAAGCTTCAGGGTAAAATTACTCGTTACAAAGAGTTGAACGACCCTAAATACGTTGTTGTATCCCGTCTTGGTACCACAGGTGAAGAAGCTGTTAAAAAGTATCTCCCTAAAGCAACATACAAATCTTTCGAAAAAGAAGTTGATTGCGGCATGGAAGTTATTGCCGGTCGTGCTGATGCTTTTGTTTTCGATATTCCTGCTCTTGAAAACATTGCTTCTGTTCAGGGTAAAGGCAAAGTGTTCGTACTGAACGATCCTTTCACTTTTGAACCTATGGCAATTGGTTACAAACAGGGTGATCCTGATTTTGCTAACTTCCTCAACAACTTTATCTTCCAGTTCAAAAACGACGGTCGTTACCAGCGTCTTTACGACAAATGGTTCCGTTCCGAAGCTTGGAAATCCCAGTTGAAGAAATAG
- a CDS encoding amidohydrolase, with protein MSQILLSNALILSMNENREMFVNSDILITDDRITTIGAVDRCDIAPDAEVIDCTGSIIIPGLINTHVHLCQQLGRGLGDDVDLLTWLHDRTWPYELAMTEEDVEISALACCAELIRSGVTCFAEPGGQHVDAMGRAVTKAGIRGILARSTMDCGEGIPEDRQESTDEALAIQLELIKRWNGAENDRIRCWFGLRTIFNNSDELIVRTKQLADEHNVGIHMHVAEIKEEVEFSQKTRGATTVEHLANLGVMDSNFLAVHTVWLTENEISLFAKHNVKVSHNPGAAMRVLGFAPVPEMLKQGICVTIATDGAPCNNRMDMLDELYLTALIHKGRTLDPTTVPAETILEMATVNGAKALLWEDQIGSLSVGKKADLAIINPALMPGSVPVHDPVSSLVYSMHSTNVTHTMCDGKWLMKDKEICTFDEKDLLKQAQRHADSIRERAGITLKPRFPVVQVR; from the coding sequence ATGTCGCAGATACTATTGAGCAATGCGCTCATTCTTTCTATGAACGAGAATAGAGAAATGTTCGTCAACAGCGACATTCTTATTACTGATGATCGCATCACTACAATAGGTGCTGTGGATCGATGCGATATTGCTCCTGATGCCGAAGTTATTGACTGTACAGGGTCTATCATCATCCCAGGGCTCATCAATACACACGTCCACCTTTGTCAGCAGTTAGGTCGCGGACTCGGTGACGATGTTGACTTGCTTACATGGCTGCATGACCGTACATGGCCGTATGAACTTGCAATGACAGAAGAAGATGTAGAAATATCTGCCCTCGCCTGCTGCGCAGAACTCATTCGCTCCGGCGTAACATGCTTTGCAGAACCCGGCGGACAACACGTTGATGCGATGGGACGCGCTGTAACAAAAGCTGGGATACGCGGCATTCTTGCACGCTCTACAATGGATTGCGGTGAAGGTATTCCCGAAGATCGTCAGGAAAGCACAGACGAAGCACTTGCAATTCAGCTTGAGCTTATCAAACGCTGGAACGGTGCAGAAAATGATCGAATCCGCTGCTGGTTTGGTTTGCGTACCATATTTAACAACTCAGATGAGCTTATAGTCCGCACAAAACAGCTCGCAGATGAGCATAATGTCGGTATCCACATGCATGTTGCAGAAATCAAAGAAGAAGTTGAATTCTCCCAAAAAACACGCGGCGCAACCACAGTGGAGCATCTCGCAAACCTTGGTGTGATGGATTCAAATTTTCTTGCAGTGCACACCGTATGGCTCACTGAAAACGAAATATCCCTTTTCGCAAAGCACAATGTAAAAGTGTCCCATAACCCGGGTGCAGCTATGCGTGTTCTCGGCTTCGCGCCGGTTCCTGAAATGCTCAAGCAAGGAATATGCGTTACCATTGCAACGGATGGAGCGCCATGCAACAACCGTATGGATATGCTTGATGAACTATACCTGACAGCACTCATTCACAAAGGACGCACGCTTGACCCGACAACGGTTCCGGCAGAAACCATTTTAGAAATGGCAACCGTCAATGGTGCGAAAGCGCTTCTCTGGGAAGATCAGATTGGCTCACTCAGCGTCGGGAAAAAAGCTGACCTTGCCATTATCAACCCAGCTCTCATGCCCGGTTCCGTTCCAGTGCACGACCCTGTTTCCAGCCTTGTATACTCCATGCATTCGACAAATGTAACGCACACAATGTGCGACGGAAAATGGCTGATGAAAGATAAAGAGATTTGCACGTTCGACGAAAAAGATTTGCTTAAACAAGCGCAACGACATGCAGACTCTATCCGAGAACGCGCCGGTATTACTCTGAAACCTCGTTTTCCAGTAGTGCAAGTTCGATAA